ATGGCGTGGTGGACGCCGTCGCCTTTGAGTCGGCAGTCGCGCAGGATCTTCCAGTCCTTCATGCGGGCGAAGGTGTGCTCGACGCGGGCCCTGACCTGCTTGTGCGAGCGGTTGTGCTCCTCCTTCCAATCCGGGAGTTCTTGGTCCTTGCGACGGCGGTGCGGGACGACCAGCCCGGTGCCCTGGTAGCCGCCGTCGGCGATGGTCATCGTCTTGCCGACGGCGGCTTTGGCCCCGGATTCTCCCCAGCCCCGGGAGTCGTGCCGGTTCCCCGGCAGGGGCCGGCCGACTACGACGACCAGACGGGTGTCGGCATCGATAACCACCTGATGGGCCGTTGAGTAGCGGTAGTTTTTCGATTGCTCGGCGATCGTGTGGTCGCGGGTGGGCATCAGGGTGCCGTCGACGATGAGCACGGTGTCCTTGCGGAACCGCTTCCGTGGCTGAAGTGCGAGCAGCGGTCCGAGGTGGTCGATGATCCGGTCTGCAGCCGACTTGGAGACACCGAACAGCGGGGCAATCTGGCGCATCGTCAAGTTCGTGCGCCAGTACACAACGACCAGCAGGATCCGGTCCTCCAGAGACAGGCCCCACGGTCGGCCGCGATGTCCGTCGGCCCCGACCTTGCGGCGCACGGTAGTCACCAACTTGCCGAAACAGCGGGGGCTCAGCCCGGCAAACGGGGCTATCCAGGACGGTTCCGATGCCGTGATCACGCCAGCCATCGCAAGATCATCCCACCCGCGACCAGGCGCTACAGGAAGCAAGCCTCGGGCGGCCCCTGATCGGTCCGTGACGGGGGACGATGCCTCAAGTACCCCGTAGTTGCCGACCAGAGGCAGGGTTCCTCCCTCCCGCGACCACAGTCGCCCGGAAGATCACCTGCTTGCCCTCAACCGAACTTGAGGTCATACGGTCTCCCCATGACCTGCACGGTGTGCGGGCTCCACACTGAAGTACATGGAGGGGATATCCCATGACGACACAGCAGGTCTCCGACGCCGAACTCGCCGGACAGCCCGCCGCGTACTGGACCGGCGTCGCCTACGAGGCGCTCATCGCGTACACCCGCGCCCGGCAGGCCGAAAAGGGGTACACCCAGCCCCAGTTCTGGCTGCTGCGCAACCTGTCGGTGAACGACATCTCGCCCGACGGTGAGGGGATGACCCTGCCCGAGCTGCGGAAGGCAATGACCTCCTACATCCGTCCCGAGGACGACCTGACGGCGGAAGCAGAGGGGCTCCTTGAACGCGGCTGGCTGACCCAGGACGCCGAGGGCCGGCTGTGGCTCACCCCGGAAGGGGAACAGGCCCGCGTCGATCTGGCCCGCAACGCCCCCGCGATCCGCGCCGCCCTCCATGAGGGCATCGACGACGCCGACTACGTCACCACGGTGAAGGTGCTCCAGCAGCTGATCCGGAACGCGGGTGGGGCGGTCGCCTGATGGACCGCAAGCCCGGGGCAAGGCGCCCCGGGCCGGTACTCAAACCGATCTTTGCGGGACAGCCCTTAGTGGTCGGTCGTCACCGTCTCCGGAGTGAAGAACGGCAGGCCGGCCAACGGGTGCCCGGCGAATTCGGCAACCATTGCGGCGGGGATGCCGGCGCAGGGCCACTCCAACTTCTCGCCCCATTCCGTCCCAGCGGGCGCTGCCGAGCGTCACAGCGCCGGATACGCCCTAGCCGGACACGGGTGTCAGCTGCTCTTCCGCCCACTCGGCGAAGGTGGTGACCGGGATGCCCAACTCCCGGGCAAACTCGGGCCGGGCAGGCTGGAGGACCGCGTTGTTCCACTCGTGTCCGGCTCCCCACGTCGGCATACCCGCGTCGAGGGCCTCTTCCAGACTCATGGAGGGCGCGGTCACGCGCACGCCCCAGGCGGCGGACAAAGTCTGCGCGATCTGCTCCATCGTGCGCAGGTCACCGGCCAGTTCCAGTTCCATTTGGTGGAACCGGTCAGGGTCCTGAAGAGCGTGCGCCGCAGCCGTGCCGATGTCCCGCACGGCCACCAGGGCCAGTTCGGTCTCCGGCTTCAGTACCGTCAGCAGTCCGCCACGCGGCCCCTTGGGTGCCGGCAGGGGCAGGTTCTCCATAAAGAAGGCGGGTTTGATCACCGTCCAGCGGGCAAAGCCCGCACCCCGCACCTTCTCCATGATCGCCTGCTTGGTGTGGAAGTAGTCCGCCATCGCCGCCCAGCGGCCCTCGGCCCAGCCGGCGACCCGGGTGTGCTCACCGACTCCACTGGTCGAGGACTGCACGAACTGCCGTACTCCCTCAGCCTTCGCCGCGTCCACCAGGTTGGCGGCCTGGGCGAGCTCGCCCGCGAAGTCCACACTGGTCTCGGTCATGGGCGGCGTCTGCACCGAGAACACCGCGCGGACTCCCTCGACCGCTGGGCCGAGGGAGGCCCGGTCGGAGAGATCCGCCCTCACCAGTTCGGCGCCCAGCGCCTCGATCGCTTGGGCGGACTTCGACCGCGGATCGCGTACGAGTGCACGTACGGGCACCTCGGCGGCCAGGAGTGCGCGGGCCGTGGCCCCGCCTTGCTGGCCGGTGGCTCCGGTGACCAGGACGGTATCGCTGTTGATGGGCATGGTTACTGCTCCTCACGGACCGGAGAAGAAAACGGCGGGGCCCGCCGTTTACCTGCCGCTAAGATATGGCGGGGCCCGCCGTTTAGCAATGAGGAGATCATGACCGGTCAGCGCTCGGACGCCCGACGCAACTACCAGCGCATCCTCGCCGTCGCCGAAGCCGAGGTCGCCGCGCACGGCGCCGAGGCATCCCAGGAGCAGATCGCCCGCACCGCAGGCGTCGGTTCGGCGACCGTGCGCCGTCACTTCCCCACCCGCCGTGCCCTGCTCGAAGCCGTCTTCCAGGAGCGCATCGAGGACCTGTGCGAGCGCGCCCATCGGCTGAGTGCGACCGAGGACGGCCGCACCGCCCTCCTGGAGTGGCTCCACGCCCTCGTCCACTACGCCGTTTCAGCCCGCGGATTCGCCAACACCCTCAGCTACGAGCCTCTCACCGAGGAATCTTCCCCGCACTCCTGTGGCAACAGAATCGCAGCGGCCGGAACTCCCCTGCTCCAGCGGGCCATTCGCGACAAGGCGGTTGCACCGCACGTCACCTTTCACGACCTGCTGACCCTCGCCGTCGGCATCGCCCTGGCCACCGAGCACCACAAGGACCCCGAGGTCCAGGCCGACCGCCTCTTCCGCCTCACCGTGGAAGGGCTCAGCCCTGAGCACGGCACCGCTGAGGTATCCGAGAACTCAGGGTCTTCGGTACTGGGAGGCGGTTAAGGATGTCCCTGCTGAAGGGGGCCTCTCCGTTGGCGATCCGGCGTACGGCGTCCAGGAGCTCGCCTGGTGGGGTGTCCTTGACGAGGAAACCGCAGGCTCCGGCCGCGAGCACCGGATACGTGCGACACCAACGCGCAGCACCATGGAGGTGACGTGGTGGGCCACGCGGTCGTGCAACTCGCGTGCGATGGTGGTGCGCTCCGCTGCCCGGGCGGCCAGCAGCTGGCGTTCGGCACGAAGTTCCTGCTGCTCCGTCCGCTGACGGGCGTGCACCGCGGCTCGCGGGTCACGCGCACGTACGCGCCCAGGAGCAGTGGCAAGCCTGCGACGATGCCCATCTTCACCGTCTCCCAGGGCCCGAGACGTTCCGGCAGATCCCGCCACGGCACCCCGTCCGCACCCGGTAGAGCACTCCGCTGATCACCCGACGGTGATCGCTCCACCGACCTCCCCGCGCACCACCAGGAGGTAAGAACGACTCCAGCCGAGCCCATGTCGCGGAGGACGTGTCCGCGGCCTCCCGGACGACGCGGGGGCCCGTCCCACGTCACGCTGGAGGGACTGGACGGCTGAGCGCGCGTGCGGGTGCGACGGTCCGCCACACCCGCACGCGCGCCGGTTCAGCTCCTGACCCGGTAGGCCGTCACCGCGTTGTCCTCCTCCGCGGGGGCGATGCCGACGTATCCGTCGCTGACGTACGGCGCGATCCCCGGCTGCGTCTCCGCGTCCTCACCGGTGGTGGCGTCCACGACCACCGGGCCGTTCTCGGCGGTGGTGCCGTAGACGAGGCCCTCACGCACCAGGGTCACCTCGGGGGCGGCGCGGGTCCCGGCTTCGTCGGGCAGTGCCCACCGCTGCTCACCGGTCGCCGCGTCGTAGGCGGCGACCCGGTCGGCGTCCGTGCAGACGGTGGTCGAAAGGCCGTCGTAGGCACACGTGCCGTCCGCCGCCGTGTCCTCGGGGAACTGTCGTAGCTGGTCGCCGGAGACAGCGTCGACCAGGACGGCACCGTCGTCCGGGGTGTCGGCCACGTAACCCTTCACCAGGACGGTCCTGGGACCCGCCGCGGAGAGCCTCTCGGCGGCCACGCCGGGCAGGAGCCACCTCTGCTCGCCGGTGGCCGGGTCGATGCCCACCACCTCCCGGTCCGAGCCGCCCTTCTCCGTGCGCAGCCCCACGACGGTGCCGCCCACCAGGACGGCACCCTCCTGGAAGTCGCCCGGTGCCGCCCACACCTTGCGGCGGCTGTCGAGATCGACGCCGAAGAGCTGCCCATGGCCCATGACCACGACGACGCGGCCGCTGTGCCCGACGACCTCGCTCTGCCCCTCCTCCACGGAGTAGTGGCCTTCGGCCAGCGGAATCTCCACCGACCACGCCTTGGTGCCCTGCGAGGTGTCCGCGGCCATCAGTTCCAGGGCGTCGTGCCCCTTCGTCGTGCCCGATCCCGGCACCCGCCCGACGAGCGCGGCCAGCGCCAGCGTCTTGCCGCCGTACTCCGTGACGACCGGCCTGCGGGCGGTGTTGCCGCCCACGACCGGCCCGAGGTCGTCGAGCCTGGAGAGCGGTTCACGCTCGGGTGTGATCAGTACCGGGTCGCTGCGGAAGTACCCGCCCGCGATCTCCAGCCCGTCCGGTCTCGCTATGTACGCGACGCCCTTGTGCAGGGCGATGGGCAACGGGTGCTGCACGCCGGCGATCGCGACGTTGCCCGCCCCCGCCGACTCGGGAAGGACGATGGCCTCGCCCGTCGAGAAGCGCTTCGGCGCCTTGACGGCGCGCATCTCCTCGGAGGGGGTGGCGGAAGGCCCGGCCCCGGTCTCACCCTCCGCCCCCGCATCCTTCGAGCCCGCACCACCGGACGCTCCGCACCCGGCCAGCGCGAGCACCGCCATCATCGCGGCGGCACTCCTTATGGCCACTGCGCGCTTCATCAAGTTCCCCCTTCGCCGATCATGACGGTGGTGAGGATAGCCAACGGGCGGGCACCGCACCGAGCCTCGCCGGAAACGGCCGGCCCGGCCAGGGCCTGGCGGTCGACGTCGTGCAGCCGCTGCTGCCTGGCGACGGTGACGGCGGGGTCGTTCACCCGACCGTTGGTGGTGATCACTGCGACGTCGGCGCCGTGTACCTGGCGGGCGGTTGCCGTTGAGGACCTGGAGGTCCGGCGTGCCCACCGGTGAGCCCTGGGCGCCGTTGCGGCGGTACTTGTGCTGGATGACCCAGCGCCGCCCGTGGGGGTCGATGGCTTTCACGTCGGCGCCCAGCCCAGGTCGCCACGGCTGCCGACCCGCTGGGCGTCTCGGCAGCCGTCGCGCTGCATGAGTTCTCGTACGGCGTCCTCGAATCGGGTGTGGTGCAGGGTCCAGCGCCGGCAGGCCGCACCCGCACCCGCACCCGCACCCGCACCGATGAACCTCTCGGGCACGAACGCCGAAGACCTCGCGCTGTACCGGTAGGAGTTCTGTGGCCGTCTGCCGGAGGCGAGTACGTTCAGGCCGGCACGCCCTTGCTGCCCGTCTGGGCGCGTGCTGAGGGGTCCGTGGCGGTGGCGGTGGCGTCTGTCATCGCTGGCTCGGAAGCTCCGAGGGGCGGACGGTTTGCGCGCTGGCTTCACCCGCCGTGTGTACGGCGCGTAGGGGGTACGCGGACACGCACTATGGTTCACATCCCCTCGATCGGGCTATGGCCCTGTGTCATGCCGGCGCGGAATGCTCACTTCTCGGACACGGGCTGTTGGCGCCAAGCGGAGCCGCTTGCAGGCTGCAGCCAGTGCCCTTCCCTCTTCGCCCATGCAGGGGCGGCACCCTTCTCGGCTCAGGAGTGAACATGAGAATCGACCGCCTCGTGATAGCAGTTTTCACCGCCGTGGCGACATCCATCGCCGTGGCCCCAGCGCAGGGGGCCGAAGCTACGCAGGCTGCCCTCGCCGCGGTCAACTGCACCGGCACGTCCTCGGTCACCTACTCACCGGCGATCACCCCACAGCCGACAACGGTCACCGCCACCTCGAGCCAGGACTACCTGGCATGCGTCGTCCTGGATGGAGGAAGCATCACCTTCGCCGAGGATTCCACGACCGTTACCTCCCTCACCCGTTCCTGTGCCACCCTGCTGGGAACCACGCCGAACCGGCAGCAGTCCGTCGAGTGGAACACCGGCCAGATCTCACAGGCCCAGGTCGACGTCACCACCACCCAGGTCCAGTCAGCGCTCGTCGTGACCAGCATCGGAACCGTGATCTCCGGTCCCTTCACCGGACTGAACTACAAGCGTGTGTCCACCTACGCCAATGTCGACGCCCTCCTCTCGTGCCAGAGCCCTCAAGGGTTGTCCCAACTCGGCCCCGAGGTCTCGAACCTGACCATCACGCCTCTCATCTAGGCGGCGCGGCGGGAGCGGCGCCTGACGCTGCTACGGGCTGGAGGCCGGCCGCCGCCGTGTCGGCGAACTTCAACACCAACGTGGTGGGCCTGGTGGGCGTGGTGCTGGAGGTAATCATCATCGGTACCGTCCCGTCCGGGCTGTTCCAGGGCGATGCCGTGGTACTGAAACAGACCGGTCCCGCGGCCCAGGTTCTGCAATGCACCTTGGGCCTGGACACGGTCTCCAGCGTCTACAGCACAGTGACCCTGGAGATCACTTCGCTCTGACGGCTCTGTCGCCGTGCACCACCGGATCGGACCCGCCGGAGGCGCTGGCTCGGGTCACGTTCGAACGGGAGCCCGGTACCCCCGGAAGCCGGGATCCCGCCCGACGTACACCCCAGGGCCGGTCGGGGAGTGCCAGCACGCCTCAGCGGCGTGGACCGCTTCTCACTCGGTGGCGACTAGGAGAACGGTCGCCAGCGAACAGAGACGCTACGCCCAGGGGCCCGTTCTCGCCGGAGTTCCCCCGCGCGCGGGCACCACGGGCAGCAGCAGGCGCATGTCTTGTGGGATACGGGGCCCGGCGGGTGCGCCGAACAGGCGATTGGGGACGAGCCTGGGGCATGGCTGGTTCGTCCCCCTGGTGCTTGATCCGAACACCCACCGGGTGGATTCTCAGTAAGTGTTCAACTACGTCGGGCAGTCAGCCGCTCCGTAGAGGCGATCCGCGCGGTCCGCGCCCCACTACGGCGCCCAGCCATGCGACCTGCCGCGCAAGGCCGCCCGAGCCCGCCGGGCACTCGGGGCCGCCGGGAACGAGGATCGGCGGACGCCGGGGGCCGACGAACGACCAGCCGCCTCGGCCAGACGCGTGAGGAACCCCGCATGACCGACTTCACCGCACCCACCGATGTGCCGTCCGCCGACCGGGACGCCGTCCTGCGGATCCTGCAGACCACCCGCTCCGTGCGCCGCCGCCTCGACACCGACCGTCCCGTAGACCTCCGGCTCGTGCACGCGGCACTCGAAGCGGCCCTGCAAGCCTCCAACGGGTCGAACGAGCAGCCATGGCACTGGATCGTCGTGACCGACCCCGCCCGCCGTACCGGCGCTGGCCCGCTGCTACCGCGATGCCGCCCGGCCCTATCTCGCGGCGATGACACAGCGGGTGGAGGACGGCGTCGTCGGCCGTGGCGTGCTGAACGCGTCCCTGCGGCTGACCGAGGTACTCGACCGGGTGCCGGTGATGATCGTTCCCTGCCTCGCGTCCACACCCGCCGACCACGTCGACCTCTTCCGCCGGCTCGGTTACGCGCCGTCCGCGGAGCACGCCGCCCTCTCCGTCTACTACGGGTCCGTCTGGCCTGCCGTCTGGAGCCTCATGCTCGCCCTGCGCGCCCATTCGCTGGCAAGCGCGGTCACCGCCCTGCATCTGACCCGACCAAGACGACGCAAACGCGATCCTCAACCTGCCGGAAGGCGTCACCCAGGCCGCGCTGCTCGCAGTCGCACACCCCACCGGGGAATCGTTCCGCCCGGCTCCTCGCCGCTCCC
This region of Streptomyces ambofaciens ATCC 23877 genomic DNA includes:
- a CDS encoding IS5/IS1182 family transposase, which translates into the protein MAGVITASEPSWIAPFAGLSPRCFGKLVTTVRRKVGADGHRGRPWGLSLEDRILLVVVYWRTNLTMRQIAPLFGVSKSAADRIIDHLGPLLALQPRKRFRKDTVLIVDGTLMPTRDHTIAEQSKNYRYSTAHQVVIDADTRLVVVVGRPLPGNRHDSRGWGESGAKAAVGKTMTIADGGYQGTGLVVPHRRRKDQELPDWKEEHNRSHKQVRARVEHTFARMKDWKILRDCRLKGDGVHHAILGIARLHNLALTG
- a CDS encoding MarR family winged helix-turn-helix transcriptional regulator, producing the protein MTTQQVSDAELAGQPAAYWTGVAYEALIAYTRARQAEKGYTQPQFWLLRNLSVNDISPDGEGMTLPELRKAMTSYIRPEDDLTAEAEGLLERGWLTQDAEGRLWLTPEGEQARVDLARNAPAIRAALHEGIDDADYVTTVKVLQQLIRNAGGAVA
- a CDS encoding NmrA/HSCARG family protein; amino-acid sequence: MPINSDTVLVTGATGQQGGATARALLAAEVPVRALVRDPRSKSAQAIEALGAELVRADLSDRASLGPAVEGVRAVFSVQTPPMTETSVDFAGELAQAANLVDAAKAEGVRQFVQSSTSGVGEHTRVAGWAEGRWAAMADYFHTKQAIMEKVRGAGFARWTVIKPAFFMENLPLPAPKGPRGGLLTVLKPETELALVAVRDIGTAAAHALQDPDRFHQMELELAGDLRTMEQIAQTLSAAWGVRVTAPSMSLEEALDAGMPTWGAGHEWNNAVLQPARPEFARELGIPVTTFAEWAEEQLTPVSG
- a CDS encoding TetR/AcrR family transcriptional regulator, yielding MTGQRSDARRNYQRILAVAEAEVAAHGAEASQEQIARTAGVGSATVRRHFPTRRALLEAVFQERIEDLCERAHRLSATEDGRTALLEWLHALVHYAVSARGFANTLSYEPLTEESSPHSCGNRIAAAGTPLLQRAIRDKAVAPHVTFHDLLTLAVGIALATEHHKDPEVQADRLFRLTVEGLSPEHGTAEVSENSGSSVLGGG
- a CDS encoding histidine kinase, producing MAGSAGTSRALGDGEDGHRRRLATAPGRVRARDPRAAVHARQRTEQQELRAERQLLAARAAERTTIARELHDRVAHHVTSMVLRVGVARIRCSRPEPAVSSSRTPHQASSWTPYAGSPTERPPSAGTSLTASQYRRP
- a CDS encoding PQQ-binding-like beta-propeller repeat protein, whose amino-acid sequence is MKRAVAIRSAAAMMAVLALAGCGASGGAGSKDAGAEGETGAGPSATPSEEMRAVKAPKRFSTGEAIVLPESAGAGNVAIAGVQHPLPIALHKGVAYIARPDGLEIAGGYFRSDPVLITPEREPLSRLDDLGPVVGGNTARRPVVTEYGGKTLALAALVGRVPGSGTTKGHDALELMAADTSQGTKAWSVEIPLAEGHYSVEEGQSEVVGHSGRVVVVMGHGQLFGVDLDSRRKVWAAPGDFQEGAVLVGGTVVGLRTEKGGSDREVVGIDPATGEQRWLLPGVAAERLSAAGPRTVLVKGYVADTPDDGAVLVDAVSGDQLRQFPEDTAADGTCAYDGLSTTVCTDADRVAAYDAATGEQRWALPDEAGTRAAPEVTLVREGLVYGTTAENGPVVVDATTGEDAETQPGIAPYVSDGYVGIAPAEEDNAVTAYRVRS
- a CDS encoding nitroreductase family protein, producing MTDFTAPTDVPSADRDAVLRILQTTRSVRRRLDTDRPVDLRLVHAALEAALQASNGSNEQPWHWIVVTDPARRTGAGPLLPRCRPALSRGDDTAGGGRRRRPWRAERVPAADRGTRPGAGDDRSLPRVHTRRPRRPLPPARLRAVRGARRPLRLLRVRLACRLEPHARPARPFAGKRGHRPASDPTKTTQTRSSTCRKASPRPRCSQSHTPPGNRSARLLAAPSTPSSTTTSGSPVHERTTGWSTSRTSPRLPLR